One stretch of Zingiber officinale cultivar Zhangliang chromosome 6B, Zo_v1.1, whole genome shotgun sequence DNA includes these proteins:
- the LOC121988593 gene encoding BTB/POZ and TAZ domain-containing protein 2-like isoform X1: MYGGVGDTISSPADVLIITASKRRIPAHSPVLAAASPVLERLLDQTAKRIDGSGGAISISILGVPHGAVDAFLRFLSSPSRCGMLEAKVEEAAAEMAEHAVHLLVLSHVYQVGWLKRACERALASRLASEAVVDVLVLARRCDAAWLHLRCMKLIAKDFAAVECTEAWRFLQEHDPCLELDILQSLHDAHLVGRQKRRRRKREEQRVYTELSEAMDCLQHICTEGCATGHCPDSATCRGLRQLVNHLALCDRKKRHSCGRCKRLWQLLRLHASICVQPDHCQVPLCSQFKQKMDQRNGKDEEEDEKWRLLVKKVVSARIMSCLAKRKRQEGFQDQEQPWLKYNLLE; encoded by the exons ATGTACGGCGGCGTCGGCGACACCATTTCCTCGCCGGCGGACGTTCTGATTATCACCGCCAGCAAGCGCAGGATCCCGGCTCATTCACCAGTCCTG GCGGCGGCGTCGCCGGTGCTTGAGAGGTTGCTGGATCAGACGGCGAAGCGCATCGACGGCAGCGGCGGAGCGATTAGTATCTCCATTCTTGGCGTCCCCCATGGGGCAGTCGATGCCTTCCTCCgcttcctctcctctccctccag GTGCGGTATGCTGGAGGCGAAGGtggaggaggcggcggcggagATGGCGGAGCACGCGGTGCACTTGCTGGTGCTGTCGCACGTGTACCAAGTGGGATGGCTGAAGCGCGCGTGCGAGCGGGCGCTGGCGTCGCGCCTGGCTTCGGAGGCCGTGGTGGACGTGCTGGTCCTCGCGCGGCGGTGCGATGCGGCCTGGCTCCACCTCCGCTGTATGAAGCTCATCGCCAAGGACTTCGCCGCCGTCGAGTGCACCGAGGCGTGGCGCTTCCTCCAGGAGCACGACCCCTGCCTCGAGCTCGACATCCTCCAGTCTCTCCACGACGCGCACTTGGTAGGC AGGCAGAAGCGGCGGCGGAGGAAGAGGGAGGAGCAGCGGGTTTACACGGAGCTGAGCGAGGCCATGGATTGCCTTCAACACATCTGCACGGAGGGCTGCGCCACCGGCCACTGCCCCGACTCTGCCACCTGCCGTGGCCTCCGGCAGCTCGTCAACCACCTCGCCCTCTGCGATCGCAAGAAGCGGCATTCCTGCGGCCGATGCAAGCGCCTGTGGCAGCTCCTCCGCCTCCACGCCTCCATTTGCGTCCAGCCTGATCACTGTCAGGTTCCCCTCTGCTC GCAATTCAAGCAGAAGATGGATCAGAGGAATGGAAAAGAcgaggaagaggatgagaagTGGAGGCTGCTGGTGAAGAAGGTGGTCTCTGCAAGGATTATGTCCTGCTTGGCCAAGAGGAAGAGGCAAGAAGGGTTCCAAGACCAGGAGCAGCCATGGCTGAAGTACAATTTACTTGAGTGA
- the LOC121988593 gene encoding BTB/POZ and TAZ domain-containing protein 2-like isoform X2 has translation MYGGVGDTISSPADVLIITASKRRIPAHSPVLAAASPVLERLLDQTAKRIDGSGGAISISILGVPHGAVDAFLRFLSSPSRCGMLEAKVEEAAAEMAEHAVHLLVLSHVYQVGWLKRACERALASRLASEAVVDVLVLARRCDAAWLHLRCMKLIAKDFAAVECTEAWRFLQEHDPCLELDILQSLHDAHLRQKRRRRKREEQRVYTELSEAMDCLQHICTEGCATGHCPDSATCRGLRQLVNHLALCDRKKRHSCGRCKRLWQLLRLHASICVQPDHCQVPLCSQFKQKMDQRNGKDEEEDEKWRLLVKKVVSARIMSCLAKRKRQEGFQDQEQPWLKYNLLE, from the exons ATGTACGGCGGCGTCGGCGACACCATTTCCTCGCCGGCGGACGTTCTGATTATCACCGCCAGCAAGCGCAGGATCCCGGCTCATTCACCAGTCCTG GCGGCGGCGTCGCCGGTGCTTGAGAGGTTGCTGGATCAGACGGCGAAGCGCATCGACGGCAGCGGCGGAGCGATTAGTATCTCCATTCTTGGCGTCCCCCATGGGGCAGTCGATGCCTTCCTCCgcttcctctcctctccctccag GTGCGGTATGCTGGAGGCGAAGGtggaggaggcggcggcggagATGGCGGAGCACGCGGTGCACTTGCTGGTGCTGTCGCACGTGTACCAAGTGGGATGGCTGAAGCGCGCGTGCGAGCGGGCGCTGGCGTCGCGCCTGGCTTCGGAGGCCGTGGTGGACGTGCTGGTCCTCGCGCGGCGGTGCGATGCGGCCTGGCTCCACCTCCGCTGTATGAAGCTCATCGCCAAGGACTTCGCCGCCGTCGAGTGCACCGAGGCGTGGCGCTTCCTCCAGGAGCACGACCCCTGCCTCGAGCTCGACATCCTCCAGTCTCTCCACGACGCGCACTTG AGGCAGAAGCGGCGGCGGAGGAAGAGGGAGGAGCAGCGGGTTTACACGGAGCTGAGCGAGGCCATGGATTGCCTTCAACACATCTGCACGGAGGGCTGCGCCACCGGCCACTGCCCCGACTCTGCCACCTGCCGTGGCCTCCGGCAGCTCGTCAACCACCTCGCCCTCTGCGATCGCAAGAAGCGGCATTCCTGCGGCCGATGCAAGCGCCTGTGGCAGCTCCTCCGCCTCCACGCCTCCATTTGCGTCCAGCCTGATCACTGTCAGGTTCCCCTCTGCTC GCAATTCAAGCAGAAGATGGATCAGAGGAATGGAAAAGAcgaggaagaggatgagaagTGGAGGCTGCTGGTGAAGAAGGTGGTCTCTGCAAGGATTATGTCCTGCTTGGCCAAGAGGAAGAGGCAAGAAGGGTTCCAAGACCAGGAGCAGCCATGGCTGAAGTACAATTTACTTGAGTGA
- the LOC121988593 gene encoding BTB/POZ and TAZ domain-containing protein 2-like isoform X3 — translation MYGGVGDTISSPADVLIITASKRRIPAHSPVLAAASPVLERLLDQTAKRIDGSGGAISISILGVPHGAVDAFLRFLSSPSRCGMLEAKVEEAAAEMAEHAVHLLVLSHVYQVGWLKRACERALASRLASEAVVDVLVLARRCDAAWLHLRCMKLIAKDFAAVECTEAWRFLQEHDPCLELDILQSLHDAHLVGRQKRRRRKREEQRVYTELSEAMDCLQHICTEGCATGHCPDSATCRGLRQLVNHLALCDRKKRHSCGRCKRLWQLLRLHASICVQPDHCQAIQAEDGSEEWKRRGRG, via the exons ATGTACGGCGGCGTCGGCGACACCATTTCCTCGCCGGCGGACGTTCTGATTATCACCGCCAGCAAGCGCAGGATCCCGGCTCATTCACCAGTCCTG GCGGCGGCGTCGCCGGTGCTTGAGAGGTTGCTGGATCAGACGGCGAAGCGCATCGACGGCAGCGGCGGAGCGATTAGTATCTCCATTCTTGGCGTCCCCCATGGGGCAGTCGATGCCTTCCTCCgcttcctctcctctccctccag GTGCGGTATGCTGGAGGCGAAGGtggaggaggcggcggcggagATGGCGGAGCACGCGGTGCACTTGCTGGTGCTGTCGCACGTGTACCAAGTGGGATGGCTGAAGCGCGCGTGCGAGCGGGCGCTGGCGTCGCGCCTGGCTTCGGAGGCCGTGGTGGACGTGCTGGTCCTCGCGCGGCGGTGCGATGCGGCCTGGCTCCACCTCCGCTGTATGAAGCTCATCGCCAAGGACTTCGCCGCCGTCGAGTGCACCGAGGCGTGGCGCTTCCTCCAGGAGCACGACCCCTGCCTCGAGCTCGACATCCTCCAGTCTCTCCACGACGCGCACTTGGTAGGC AGGCAGAAGCGGCGGCGGAGGAAGAGGGAGGAGCAGCGGGTTTACACGGAGCTGAGCGAGGCCATGGATTGCCTTCAACACATCTGCACGGAGGGCTGCGCCACCGGCCACTGCCCCGACTCTGCCACCTGCCGTGGCCTCCGGCAGCTCGTCAACCACCTCGCCCTCTGCGATCGCAAGAAGCGGCATTCCTGCGGCCGATGCAAGCGCCTGTGGCAGCTCCTCCGCCTCCACGCCTCCATTTGCGTCCAGCCTGATCACTGTCAG GCAATTCAAGCAGAAGATGGATCAGAGGAATGGAAAAGAcgaggaagaggatga
- the LOC121988594 gene encoding 28 kDa ribonucleoprotein, chloroplastic-like codes for MAAAATTFHSVSMADGLLPSLHTVVFSSNPSFPLLSLPLSSKPFLHLSRSASSFYLKKNPPILPLVSQTSDWALQDEGTAAGIEEYEGDEDQALEGGFVAEGDGGFVEGEEEEYVEPPEEAKLYVGNLPYDVDSERLAQLFGKAGVVEVAEVVYNRQTDQSRGFGFVTMSTIQEAEKAVETFHRYEVNGRLLAVNKAAPRGTRVERTPRTFGPSFRIYVGNLSWQVDDGRLEQIFSEHGKVVEARVVYDRETGRSRGFGFVKMESQTEMDDAIAALDGQNLDGRALRVNVAEERPRRAAF; via the exons ATGGCGGCGGCCGCGACGACCTTCCACTCCGTGTCGATGGCGGATGGCCTTCTTCCCTCACTTCACACCGTCGTCTTCTCTTCCAATCCGTCCTTCCCTCTCCTGTCACTACCTCTCTCCTCTAAGCCCTTCCTCCACCTCTCTCGCTCCGCTTCTTCTTTCTACCTCAAAAAGAACCCTCCTATTCTTCCACTCGTCTCGCAGACCTCCGACTGGGCTCTCCAAGATGAGGGTACCGCTGCTGGGATTGAGGAGTACGAGGGTGATgaggaccaggcgttggagggtGGGTTTGTCGCCGAAGGAGACGGAGGATTTGTCGAGGGGGAAGAAGAGGAGTATGTTGAGCCGCCTGAGGAGGCTAAGCTCTATGTCGGGAACCTCCCTTACGATGTGGACAGCGAGCGATTGGCTCAGCTCTTCGGGAAAGCTGGCGTTGTCGAGGTTGCCGAG GTGGTTTACAACCGGCAGACAGATCAAAGTCGTGGCTTTGGATTCGTGACAATGAGCACCATTCAAGAAGCAGAAAAAGCAGTAGAAACGTTCCACAGATAT GAAGTTAATGGCAGGCTTTTAGCTGTGAACAAAGCAGCCCCCAGGGGCACTCGCGTAGAGAGAACTCCGCGTACTTTTGGGCCTTCCTTCAGAATCTATGTCGGGAACCTGTCCTGGCAAGTGGATGATGGTCGTCTGGAGCAAATATTTAGTGAGCACGGTAAGGTTGTGGAAGCAAGGGTGGTGTACGATAGAGAGACTGGACGCTCACGTGGATTTGGCTTTGTTAAGATGGAATCACAGACcgaaatggatgatgcaattgctgctcttgatggaCAG AACTTGGACGGTCGAGCATTGCGAGTGAATGTCGCAGAGGAGAGGCCACGACGTGCTGCATTTTGA
- the LOC121991309 gene encoding uncharacterized protein At3g49055-like, giving the protein MKQIDAASKARDQAREQVEQRNYEIAIEISQLEAAIVSLKEEVSKKSSELQNLEHVAAERGTRISEIESEMSRLTQLGEDRDAKIKNLEMKLESQRPLTIDQLNHTSKAYEQICEIVKSVVKNDNDSMLIWNEMNVDDNLRTLLDGTKSVYELAKVAADEVRGRLEESSSEINNLIEKVSELLAEKQHIATLLRSMLSSKTNEVRHVAEEGLREAGIDLRLDHFDGNESDQNEKNEVYILAGALGTTVKESQNKIIELINLALEYMHRAVIVQSSSAAPGRVWSTKNRLETQTKEIAQLKHHIKELEAKELMANENVEGLMMDITAADEEISRWKAAAEQEAAAGRAVEQEFQLQLSTLRKELEETKQATLESENKLKFKEETAAAAMVARDAAEKSLKLADMRSSRLRERLEELTRQLEESENLDDFRSRNNYRYVCWPWQWLGLNAVRYHQPDVPQGNNEMELSEPLMQGTL; this is encoded by the exons ATGAAGCAGATTGACGCCGCCTCGAAGGCTAGGGATCAAGCCAGGGAACAGGTTGAGCAACGGAATTACGAAATCGCAATTGAAATTTCGCAGCTTGAGGCTGCAATTGTGAGTCTCAAAGAAGAAGTCTCCAAGAAGAGCTCGGAGCTGCAAAACCTGGAGCATGTAGCCGCTGAGAGGGGGACACGGATCTCAGAGATCGAGAGTGAAATGTCCAGACTGACACAGCTAGGTGAGGATCGTGATGCCAAAATCAAGAATTTGGAAATGAAATTAGAATCGCAGAGACCGTTGACCATCGACCAGTTAAATCACACATCAAAGGCCTATGAACAGATTTGTGAGATTGTTAAGAGTGTTGTTAAGAATGATAACGATTCTATGCTTATTTGGAATGAAATGAATGTTGATGATAATTTGCGCACTTTGTTGGATGGGACTAAGTCTGTTTATGAACTGGCTAAGGTCGCAGCTGATGAAGTAAGGGGTCGGTTGGAGGAAAGTAGCAGTGAAATTAATAATTTGATTGAGAAGGTCTCAGAACTCTTAGCAGAGAAGCAACATATTGCGACTTTGCTCAGGAGTATGTTGTCGTCAAAGACAAATGAAGTGCGACATGTGGCAGAGGAGGGTCTTAGAGAAGCTGGGATAGATTTGAGATTGGACCATTTTGATGGGAACGAGTCTGATCAGAATGAAAAAAATGAAGTGTATATCTTG GCAGGTGCATTGGGAACTACTGTAAAGGAATCACAAAATAAGATCATTGAGCT CATTAATCTTGCACTTGAATATATGCATCGAGCAGTTATTGTCCAGTCTAGTTCTGCAGCTCCT GGCAGAGTCTGGTCTACTAAAAACCGTTTGGAAACACAAACAAAAGAGATTGCCCAGCTAAAGCATCATATAAAGGAGCTTGAGGCGAAGGAACTAATGGCAAACGAAAAT GTTGAAGGACTCATGATGGACATCACAGCAGCAGACGAAGAAATTTCAAGATGGAAAGCTGCTGCAGAACAAGAAGCAGCAGCTGGCAGAGCTGTTGAACAGGAGTTTCAGTTACAG TTGTCAACTCTTAGAAAGGAACTGGAAGAGACAAAGCAAGCAACCCTAGAATCTGAGAATAAGCTCAAGTTCAAAGAAGAGACTGCTGCCGCAGCCATGGTTGCTAGAGACGCAGCTGAAAAATCCTTGAAATTGGCCGACATGAGATCCTCAAGGCTGCGGGAGAGACTTGAGGAGTTAACTCGGCAGCTCGAGGAATCCGAAAACCTAGATGATTTCCGGAGCAGAAACAATTATCGATACGTGTGCTGGCCCTGGCAATGGCTGGGCTTGAATGCTGTAAGATACCATCAACCCGATGTACCACAGGGTAACAACGAGATGGAATTGTCAGAACCCCTAATGCAGGGTACATTATGA
- the LOC121988595 gene encoding fructokinase-1-like: MANVNSAGDAGIVVSFGEMLIDFVPTESGVSLAEATAFLKAPGGAPANVAIAVKRLGRRSAFVGKLGDDEFGHMLVSILRDNGVSDAGVVFDSGARTALAFVTLRADGEREFMFYRNPSADMLLTKAELNVDLIRKASIFHYGSISLISEPCRSAHLKAMELAKEAGALLSFDPNLRLLLWPSPEEARKQILSIWNQADIVKVSEVELAFLTGHDSVEDEVAMRLWHPNLKLMLVTLGDKGCKYYTKDFRGLIGSFPVRQVDSTGSGDAFVGGMLRGIEEDRSALQDEKKLREVLKFANACGAITATKKGAIPSLPNVAEVMQLLEKA; the protein is encoded by the exons ATGGCCAACGTCAATAGCGCCGGCGACGCCGGGATCGTAGTGAGTTTTGGAGAGATGCTCATCGATTTCGTGCCGACCGAGTCCGGCGTCTCGCTGGCAGAAGCCACAGCGTTCTTGAAGGCCCCCGGCGGCGCGCCGGCCAACGTTGCCATCGCCGTCAAGCGCCTCGGAAGGCGGAGCGCCTTCGTGGGAAAGCTCGGCGACGACGAGTTCGGCCACATGCTCGTATCCATCCTCCGCGACAATGGCGTCTCCGACGCGGGTGTCGTCTTCGACTCCGGCGCACGCACCGCCTTAGCATTCGTTACCCTCCGGGCCGACGGCGAACGGGAGTTCATGTTCTATCGCAACCCCAGCGCCGACATGCTTCTCACGAAGGCCGAGCTTAATGTGGATCTCATCAGAAAA GCTTCAATATTTCACTATGGATCCATAAGTTTGATTTCGGAGCCATGCCGATCTGCTCATCTCAAGGCCATGGAGTTGGCCAAGGAGGCTGGTGCTCTTCTGTCCTTTGATCCAAACCTCCGGTTGCTGCTCTGGCCATCACCTGAGGAGGCTCGCAAGCAGATCCTCAGCATCTGGAACCAGGCCGATATTGTCAAGGTCAGCGAAGTCGAGCTTGCATTCTTGACTGGTCATGACTCTGTGGAAGATGAAGTTGCCATGCGGCTCTGGCACCCGAACCTGAAGCTGATGCTAGTAACCCTCGGAGATAAGGGATGCAAGTACTACACCAAG GATTTTCGAGGACTAATTGGATCCTTTCCAGTCAGGCAGGTGGATTCAACAGGTTCAGGCGATGCATTTGTAGGTGGGATGCTCCGAGGAATCGAAGAAGACCGATCAGCTTTGCAG GATGAGAAGAAACTGAGGGAAGTACTAAAATTCGCCAATGCATGTGGGGCGATCACTGCTACCAAAAAGGGGGCAATCCCTTCATTGCCAAATGTAGCTGAAGTCATGCAGTTGCTTGAGAAGGCTTAA